One genomic region from Anolis sagrei isolate rAnoSag1 chromosome 7, rAnoSag1.mat, whole genome shotgun sequence encodes:
- the NEFM gene encoding neurofilament medium polypeptide, with amino-acid sequence MSSYALEPLGAPSYRRVAESRTTFTRASLSPSSSGFRSQSWSRSAPSSAASVSLRGGSGGGGGGGGSGTAMLMMRGSFGSASESLELSQASLFNGVSSSLEGGKRSNEKEQLQGLNDRFAGYIEKVHSLEQQNQALEAEIAALRARQAGRSELGEAFEAELRELRAALESTGRQKAALALEAERLEEDVQRLKERFEDEARLRDDTEALIRALRHDVEESSRAQAELGKKALALQDEVAFLRGSHEEEVAELLAQAQASSRLAAAERHDAFLRSDLAAALKEIRAQLEGHSGHNLAQAEEWFRGRYAQLSQAAEQNKEALRAAKDEIAEYRRQLQAKSVELEAVRGTKESLERQICDVEERHGQDLGTYQDTIQQLENELRGTKWEMARHLREYQDLLNVKMALDIEIAAYRKLLEGEETRFSAFSGSITGPTFTHRQPSVTISSSKIQKSKAEPPKLKVQHKFVEEIIEETKVEDEKSELDEALAAMAEELASGTMPEEEEEGGEAVEEEIVAEEKAEVEAAAPEAEEEGGEEEEEEEEEAEGDAKSDEAEEGGSEKEEEKSEKEEGEEEEEAVEEEGEGEEAEGKEGEEATEEGEEEVEETIAATKVEKAKASPPKSPVGDDKESKSGDQKGEEAEEEEKEGSPAKEGSPEKAGTPEKGSTPDKAGTPEKADSPKKAGTPEKGSPEKPGTPEKGSPEKAGTPEKAGTPEKAGTPEKAASPEKGGTPEKAGTPEKASSPVKAGTPEKAASPVKAGTPEKAASPVKAGTPEKAGTPVKAGTPEKAGTPEKASSPVKAGTPEKASSPVKAGTPVKAGTPEKAASPEKAGTPEKAASPEKAGTPEKAASPVKATAEKAASPVKAGTPEKAASPEKAGTPVKEEIISVTKVEKVSVEKESKGEKKETSEKASKESTKEDIAVNGEVEDKGEEAKQVEEEDKGVFTNGLDVSPVEEKKGKSEEKVVVTKKVEKITSEEGDGTTTFITKSVTVTQKTEEHEENVAEKLVSTKKVEKVTSSHAVMKEVKDSN; translated from the exons ATGAGTAGCTACGCGCTGGAGCCTTTGGGCGCGCCGTCCTACCGGCGGGTGGCGGAGAGCCGCACCACCTTCACGCGGGCCAGCCTCTCGCCGTCGAGCAGCGGCTTCCGCTCCCAGTCGTGGTCCCGCAGCGCGCCCAGCTCGGCCGCCTCGGTCAGCCTGCGCGGGggaagcggaggaggaggcggaggaggaggaagcgggaCGGCGATGCTGATGATGCGGGGCTCGTTCGGCTCGGCGTCGGAGAGCCTCGAGCTGAGCCAGGCGTCGCTCTTCAACGGCGTCTCGTCCTCCCTCGAAGGCGGGAAGCGCTCCAACGAGAAGGAGCAGCTGCAGGGCTTGAACGACCGCTTCGCCGGCTACATCGAGAAGGTGCACTCGCTGGAGCAGCAGAACCAGGCGCTGGAGGCGGAGATCGCGGCGCTGCGGGCGAGGCAGGCCGGGCGCTCCGAGCTGGGCGAGGCCTTCGAGGCGGAGCTGCGGGAGCTGCGGGCGGCGCTGGAGTCCACGGGCCGGCAGAAGGCGGCGCTGGCGCTGGAGGCCGAGCGCCTGGAGGAGGACGTGCAGCGCCTCAAGGAGCGCTTCGAGGACGAGGCGCGGCTCCGCGACGACACCGAGGCGCTCATCCGCGCGCTCCGCCACGACGTGGAGGAGTCCTCGCGCGCCCAGGCCGAGCTGGGCAAGAAGGCGCTGGCGCTGCAGGACGAGGTGGCCTTCCTCCGCGGGAGCCACGAGGAGGAGGTGGCCGAGCTGCTGGCCCAAGCCCAGGCCTCCTCCCGCCTGGCCGCCGCCGAGAGGCACGACGCCTTCCTCCGCAGCGACCTGGCCGCCGCCCTCAAGGAGATCCGCGCCCAGCTCGAGGGCCACTCCGGCCACAACCTGGCCCAGGCCGAGGAGTGGTTCCGCGGCCGCTACGCCCAGCTCTCCCAGGCCGCCGAGCAGAACAAGGAGGCCCTCCGCGCCGCCAAGGACGAGATCGCCGAGTACCGACGGCAGCTCCAAGCCAAGAGCGTCGAGCTGGAAGCCGTGCGCGGCACCAAGGAGTCCCTCGAGAGGCAGATCTGCGACGTCGAGGAGCGCCACGGGCAGGACCTGGGCACCTATCAG GACACGATCCAGCAACTAGAAAACGAACTGAGAGGAACCAAATGGGAGATGGCTCGCCACTTGAGGGAGTACCAGGACCTCCTCAATGTCAAGATGGCTCTCGACATTGAAATTGCCGCATACAG GAAACTTCTTGAAGGTGAAGAGACAAGATTCAGTGCCTTCTCCGGCAGCATTACTGGGCCAACATTCACACATAGGCAACCTTCCGTCACAATATCAAGTAGCAAAATCCAGAAATCCAAAGCTGAACCGCCAAAGCTCAAGGTACAACATAAATTTGTAGAAGAAATCATTGAAGAAACCAAAGTTGAGGATGAGAAGTCTGAACTGGATGAGGCCCTGGCAGCCATGGCCGAAGAGCTGGCGAGTGGAACTATGcccgaggaagaggaagagggaggagaagcGGTGGAAGAGGAAATAGTCGCAGAGGAAAAGGCTGAGGTTGAAGCAGCAGCCCCAGAAgctgaggaagaaggaggagaggaagaggaggaggaggaggaggaagcagaaggagATGCAAAATCCGATGAGGCAGAAGAAGGTGGctctgaaaaagaagaagaaaagagtgaaaaggaggaaggtgaggaagaggaggaggctgtTGAGGAAGAAGGCGAGGGAGAGGAAGCGGAGggcaaggaaggagaggaggctaccgaagaaggggaagaagaggtcGAGGAAACCATCGCAGCCACAAAAGTAGAAAAGGCCAAAGCATCTCCACCCAAGTCTCCAGTGGGAGATGATAAGGAGAGTAAAAGTGGTGATCAGAAAGGAGAggaagcagaggaagaggagaaagaaggctCACCAGCAAAGGAAGGCTCTCCAGAGAAAGCAGGGACACCAGAAAAGGGGAGTACTCCAGACAAAGCTGGGACTCCAGAAAAGGCAGATTCTCCAAAGAAGGCTGGAACACCAGAAAAGGGATCTCCTGAAAAGCCAGGAACTCCAGAGAAAGGGTCTCCAGAGAAGGCAGGGACTCCAGAGAAGGCAGGGACGCCCGAAAAAGCAGGAACCCCAGAGAAGGCGGCTTCTCCAGAAAAAGGAGGGACTCCAGAGAAGGCAGGGACTCCAGAGAAAGCATCTTCTCCAGTGAAAGCAGGGACTCCAGAGAAAGCAGCTTCCCCAGTGAAGGCAGGGACTCCAGAGAAAGCAGCTTCTCCAGTAAAAGCAGGGACTCCAGAAAAGGCAGGGACTCCAGTAAAAGCAGGGACTCCAGAAAAGGCAGGGACTCCAGAGAAGGCATCTTCTCCGGTGAAAGCAGGGACTCCAGAGAAGGCATCTTCTCCAGTAAAGGCAGGGACTCCAGTCAAGGCAGGGACTCCAGAGAAAGCAGCTTCTCCAGAAAAGGCAGGGACTCCAGAGAAAGCGGCTTCTCCAGAAAAGGCAGGGACTCCAGAGAAAGCGGCTTCTCCGGTGAAAGCAACTGCAGAGAAAGCAGCTTCTCCGGTGAAGGCAGGGACTCCGGAGAAAGCGGCTTCTCCAGAAAAGGCAGGGACCCCAGTGAAAGAAGAGATTATCTCAGTCACCAAGGTAGAAAAAGTTAGTGTAGAGAAAGAAtccaagggggaaaagaaagaaacgaGCGAGAAAGCCTCCAAGGAATCAACCAAAGAAGACATTGCCGTGAATGGGGAGGTGGAAGATAAAGGAGAGGAGGCCAAGCAAGTTGAGGAGGAAGACAAAGGGGTGTTCACCAATGGCCTGGATGTGAGCCCCGttgaggagaagaaagggaagagcgAGGAGAAAGTCGTCGTAACCAAAAAAGTAGAGAAAATCACGAGCGAAGAGGGTGACGGGACCACGACATTTATTACGAAGTCTGTGACGGTCACGCAGAAGACGGAAGAGCATGAGGAGAACGTTGCCGAGAAATTGGTGTCCACCAAGAAGGTAGAGAAGGTCACGTCTTCCCATGCCGTTATGAAAGAAGTGAAGGATAGCAATTAA